A portion of the Salminus brasiliensis chromosome 11, fSalBra1.hap2, whole genome shotgun sequence genome contains these proteins:
- the pde9ac gene encoding high affinity cGMP-specific 3',5'-cyclic phosphodiesterase 9A isoform X1, whose product MAKCRRCCSAGTAVHVTLKTCCVPLQISPGTQLSCWWTLREPWCPSIPLCPPTLPVLYTKWFLCPLVSLEVTRNTSHFPTVLQFSFQPVPTTFIASEKEDMFQNVLSQVAEQFSRAFRINELKTEVTNRLAMLEKRVELEGLKVVEIEKCKNDLKKLRDEMTSRGGGRVNCPCKYNFSDDGKKLTPRRDVPSYPKYTLSQETIEALKKPTFDVWHWEHNEMLSCLEYMYHDLGLVKEFNMNPITLKRWLLAIQENYRSNPFHNFRHCFCVSQMMYGMIHLCNLQEKLTLTDLGILMTAAVCHDLDHPGYNNTYQINARTELAVRYNDISPLENHHCAVAFQILALPECNIFANVDSETFKQIRQAIITLILATDMARHGEILDSFKHKVDNFDFTNEEHVTCLKMVLIKCCDISNEVRPTEVAEPWVDCLLEEYFMQSDREKSEGLPVAPFMDRDKVTKPTAQIGFIKFVLIPMFETVMKLFPQIEEIMVQPLRDSRDHYEELKQIDDAMTEVDPPLLPPLISTIHLLSTSSLKCTINGSHDFRLIQFFPGTE is encoded by the exons GTGTTGTTCAGCCGGCACTGCAGTCCATGTGACATTAAAGACTTGCTGTGTTCCTCTTCAAATATCCCCAG GAACACAGctgtcatgctggtggaccctGAGGGAGCCCTGGTGTCCATCGATCCCACTATGCCCACCAACTCTCCCAG TTCTCTATACAAAGTGGTTCCTCTGTCCACTGGTCAGCTTGGAGGTAACGCGCAACACATCCCACTTTCCGACAGTGTTACAGTTCTCTTTTCAACCTGTACCGACGACATTTATTGCCTCGG AGAAAGAAGACATGTTTCAGAACGTGTTATCGCAGGTGGCAGAGCAGTTCAGCAG GGCCTTCAGGATCAATGAACTGAAAACTGAAGTGACCAACAGGCTGGCTATGCTGGAGAAGAGAGTGGAGT TGGAGGGCCTCAAGGTTGTGGAGATTGAGAAGTGCAAGAACGacctgaagaagctgagagatgaAATGACctccagaggaggaggaag AGTGAACTGCCCGTGTAAGTACAACTTCTCGGATGATGGAAAGAAACTAACCCCTAGACGGGATGTTCCCAGCTATCCAAAG taCACACTCTCTCAGGAGACGATTGAAGCTCTGAAGAAACCCACGTTTGATGTCTGGCACTGGGAGCACAATGAG ATGCTCAGCTGCTTGGAGTACATGTACCATGACTTAGGCCTGGTAAAGGAGTTCAACATGAACCCTATTACTCTCAAACGCTGGCTG CTTGCTATTCAGGAGAATTACCGTAGCAACCCCTTCCACAACTTCCGCCATTGCTTCTGTGTGAGTCAGATGATGTATGGCATGATCCACCTCTGCAACCTTCAG GAAAAGCTCACTCTGACCGACTTAGGTATTTTAATGACTGCAGCAGTATGTCACGACTTGGACCACCCAGGATATAATAACAC GTACCAGATCAATGCCCGCACAGAGCTGGCAGTGCGCTATAATGACATCTCCCCTCTAGAGAACCACCACTGTGCTGTCGCTTTCCAAATCCTTGCTCTGCCCGAGTGCAACATCTTTGCCAACGTGGATTCTGAAACTTTTAAACAGATCCGTCAG GCGATCATCACGCTGATTTTGGCCACTGACATGGCCAGACATGGAGAGATCCTGGACTCCTTCAAGCACAAAGTGGACAACTTTGACTTCACCAATGAGGAGCATGTGACTTGC CTGAAGATGGTCCTGATCAAGTGCTGTGACATTTCCAACGAGGTCAGGCCCACGGAAGTGGCCGAGCCATGGGTTGACTGTCTGCTGGAGGAGTACTTCATGCAG AGCGACCGAGAGAAGTCAGAGGGCCTTCCTGTCGCTCCCTTTATGGACAGGGACAAAGTGACCAAGCCCACTGCTCAGATTGGCTTCATTAAGTTCGTCCTCATTCCCATGTTTGAGACAGTCATGAAG CTCTTCCCGcagattgaggaaatcatggtaCAGCCTCTGCGGGACTCACGAGATCACTATGAGGAGCTCAAGCAGATTGATGATGCCATGACCGAGGTAGACCCTCCTCTGCTACCTCCTTTAATATCCACCATCCATCTACTCAGCACTTCCAGTCTTAAATGTACAATAAATGGTTCACATGATTTTAGGCTAATACAGTTCTTTCCAGGTACGGAATAA
- the pde9ac gene encoding high affinity cGMP-specific 3',5'-cyclic phosphodiesterase 9A isoform X4 has product MAKCRRCCSAGTAVHVTLKTCCVPLQISPGTQLSCWWTLREPWCPSIPLCPPTLPVLYTKWFLCPLVSLEVTRNTSHFPTVLQFSFQPVPTTFIASEKEDMFQNVLSQVAEQFSRAFRINELKTEVTNRLAMLEKRVELEGLKVVEIEKCKNDLKKLRDEMTSRGGGRVNCPCKYNFSDDGKKLTPRRDVPSYPKYTLSQETIEALKKPTFDVWHWEHNEMLSCLEYMYHDLGLVKEFNMNPITLKRWLLAIQENYRSNPFHNFRHCFCVSQMMYGMIHLCNLQEKLTLTDLGILMTAAVCHDLDHPGYNNTYQINARTELAVRYNDISPLENHHCAVAFQILALPECNIFANVDSETFKQIRQAIITLILATDMARHGEILDSFKHKVDNFDFTNEEHVTCLKMVLIKCCDISNEVRPTEVAEPWVDCLLEEYFMQSDREKSEGLPVAPFMDRDKVTKPTAQIGFIKFVLIPMFETVMKLFPQIEEIMVQPLRDSRDHYEELKQIDDAMTEAQKKKTENMSLGGKKK; this is encoded by the exons GTGTTGTTCAGCCGGCACTGCAGTCCATGTGACATTAAAGACTTGCTGTGTTCCTCTTCAAATATCCCCAG GAACACAGctgtcatgctggtggaccctGAGGGAGCCCTGGTGTCCATCGATCCCACTATGCCCACCAACTCTCCCAG TTCTCTATACAAAGTGGTTCCTCTGTCCACTGGTCAGCTTGGAGGTAACGCGCAACACATCCCACTTTCCGACAGTGTTACAGTTCTCTTTTCAACCTGTACCGACGACATTTATTGCCTCGG AGAAAGAAGACATGTTTCAGAACGTGTTATCGCAGGTGGCAGAGCAGTTCAGCAG GGCCTTCAGGATCAATGAACTGAAAACTGAAGTGACCAACAGGCTGGCTATGCTGGAGAAGAGAGTGGAGT TGGAGGGCCTCAAGGTTGTGGAGATTGAGAAGTGCAAGAACGacctgaagaagctgagagatgaAATGACctccagaggaggaggaag AGTGAACTGCCCGTGTAAGTACAACTTCTCGGATGATGGAAAGAAACTAACCCCTAGACGGGATGTTCCCAGCTATCCAAAG taCACACTCTCTCAGGAGACGATTGAAGCTCTGAAGAAACCCACGTTTGATGTCTGGCACTGGGAGCACAATGAG ATGCTCAGCTGCTTGGAGTACATGTACCATGACTTAGGCCTGGTAAAGGAGTTCAACATGAACCCTATTACTCTCAAACGCTGGCTG CTTGCTATTCAGGAGAATTACCGTAGCAACCCCTTCCACAACTTCCGCCATTGCTTCTGTGTGAGTCAGATGATGTATGGCATGATCCACCTCTGCAACCTTCAG GAAAAGCTCACTCTGACCGACTTAGGTATTTTAATGACTGCAGCAGTATGTCACGACTTGGACCACCCAGGATATAATAACAC GTACCAGATCAATGCCCGCACAGAGCTGGCAGTGCGCTATAATGACATCTCCCCTCTAGAGAACCACCACTGTGCTGTCGCTTTCCAAATCCTTGCTCTGCCCGAGTGCAACATCTTTGCCAACGTGGATTCTGAAACTTTTAAACAGATCCGTCAG GCGATCATCACGCTGATTTTGGCCACTGACATGGCCAGACATGGAGAGATCCTGGACTCCTTCAAGCACAAAGTGGACAACTTTGACTTCACCAATGAGGAGCATGTGACTTGC CTGAAGATGGTCCTGATCAAGTGCTGTGACATTTCCAACGAGGTCAGGCCCACGGAAGTGGCCGAGCCATGGGTTGACTGTCTGCTGGAGGAGTACTTCATGCAG AGCGACCGAGAGAAGTCAGAGGGCCTTCCTGTCGCTCCCTTTATGGACAGGGACAAAGTGACCAAGCCCACTGCTCAGATTGGCTTCATTAAGTTCGTCCTCATTCCCATGTTTGAGACAGTCATGAAG CTCTTCCCGcagattgaggaaatcatggtaCAGCCTCTGCGGGACTCACGAGATCACTATGAGGAGCTCAAGCAGATTGATGATGCCATGACCGAG GCacagaagaaaaaaactgaaaatatgTCATTAGGAGGGAAGAAGAAATAA
- the pde9ac gene encoding high affinity cGMP-specific 3',5'-cyclic phosphodiesterase 9A isoform X7 yields the protein MGSGSSSYSPKTIYLDVDGKVQKVLFSRHCSPCDIKDLLCSSSNIPRNTAVMLVDPEGALVSIDPTMPTNSPSSLYKVVPLSTGQLGEKEDMFQNVLSQVAEQFSRAFRINELKTEVTNRLAMLEKRVELEGLKVVEIEKCKNDLKKLRDEMTSRGGGRVNCPCKYNFSDDGKKLTPRRDVPSYPKYTLSQETIEALKKPTFDVWHWEHNEMLSCLEYMYHDLGLVKEFNMNPITLKRWLLAIQENYRSNPFHNFRHCFCVSQMMYGMIHLCNLQEKLTLTDLGILMTAAVCHDLDHPGYNNTYQINARTELAVRYNDISPLENHHCAVAFQILALPECNIFANVDSETFKQIRQAIITLILATDMARHGEILDSFKHKVDNFDFTNEEHVTCLKMVLIKCCDISNEVRPTEVAEPWVDCLLEEYFMQSDREKSEGLPVAPFMDRDKVTKPTAQIGFIKFVLIPMFETVMKLFPQIEEIMVQPLRDSRDHYEELKQIDDAMTEGSCFLTRFRSDNRAPV from the exons GTGTTGTTCAGCCGGCACTGCAGTCCATGTGACATTAAAGACTTGCTGTGTTCCTCTTCAAATATCCCCAG GAACACAGctgtcatgctggtggaccctGAGGGAGCCCTGGTGTCCATCGATCCCACTATGCCCACCAACTCTCCCAG TTCTCTATACAAAGTGGTTCCTCTGTCCACTGGTCAGCTTGGAG AGAAAGAAGACATGTTTCAGAACGTGTTATCGCAGGTGGCAGAGCAGTTCAGCAG GGCCTTCAGGATCAATGAACTGAAAACTGAAGTGACCAACAGGCTGGCTATGCTGGAGAAGAGAGTGGAGT TGGAGGGCCTCAAGGTTGTGGAGATTGAGAAGTGCAAGAACGacctgaagaagctgagagatgaAATGACctccagaggaggaggaag AGTGAACTGCCCGTGTAAGTACAACTTCTCGGATGATGGAAAGAAACTAACCCCTAGACGGGATGTTCCCAGCTATCCAAAG taCACACTCTCTCAGGAGACGATTGAAGCTCTGAAGAAACCCACGTTTGATGTCTGGCACTGGGAGCACAATGAG ATGCTCAGCTGCTTGGAGTACATGTACCATGACTTAGGCCTGGTAAAGGAGTTCAACATGAACCCTATTACTCTCAAACGCTGGCTG CTTGCTATTCAGGAGAATTACCGTAGCAACCCCTTCCACAACTTCCGCCATTGCTTCTGTGTGAGTCAGATGATGTATGGCATGATCCACCTCTGCAACCTTCAG GAAAAGCTCACTCTGACCGACTTAGGTATTTTAATGACTGCAGCAGTATGTCACGACTTGGACCACCCAGGATATAATAACAC GTACCAGATCAATGCCCGCACAGAGCTGGCAGTGCGCTATAATGACATCTCCCCTCTAGAGAACCACCACTGTGCTGTCGCTTTCCAAATCCTTGCTCTGCCCGAGTGCAACATCTTTGCCAACGTGGATTCTGAAACTTTTAAACAGATCCGTCAG GCGATCATCACGCTGATTTTGGCCACTGACATGGCCAGACATGGAGAGATCCTGGACTCCTTCAAGCACAAAGTGGACAACTTTGACTTCACCAATGAGGAGCATGTGACTTGC CTGAAGATGGTCCTGATCAAGTGCTGTGACATTTCCAACGAGGTCAGGCCCACGGAAGTGGCCGAGCCATGGGTTGACTGTCTGCTGGAGGAGTACTTCATGCAG AGCGACCGAGAGAAGTCAGAGGGCCTTCCTGTCGCTCCCTTTATGGACAGGGACAAAGTGACCAAGCCCACTGCTCAGATTGGCTTCATTAAGTTCGTCCTCATTCCCATGTTTGAGACAGTCATGAAG CTCTTCCCGcagattgaggaaatcatggtaCAGCCTCTGCGGGACTCACGAGATCACTATGAGGAGCTCAAGCAGATTGATGATGCCATGACCGAG GGATCTTGCTTTCTGACCCGTTTCCGCAGCGATAACAGAGCTCCGGTCTGA
- the pde9ac gene encoding high affinity cGMP-specific 3',5'-cyclic phosphodiesterase 9A isoform X5: MAKCRRCCSAGTAVHVTLKTCCVPLQISPGTQLSCWWTLREPWCPSIPLCPPTLPVLYTKWFLCPLVSLEVTRNTSHFPTVLQFSFQPVPTTFIASEKEDMFQNVLSQVAEQFSRAFRINELKTEVTNRLAMLEKRVELEGLKVVEIEKCKNDLKKLRDEMTSRGGGRVNCPCKYNFSDDGKKLTPRRDVPSYPKYTLSQETIEALKKPTFDVWHWEHNEMLSCLEYMYHDLGLVKEFNMNPITLKRWLLAIQENYRSNPFHNFRHCFCVSQMMYGMIHLCNLQEKLTLTDLGILMTAAVCHDLDHPGYNNTYQINARTELAVRYNDISPLENHHCAVAFQILALPECNIFANVDSETFKQIRQAIITLILATDMARHGEILDSFKHKVDNFDFTNEEHVTCLKMVLIKCCDISNEVRPTEVAEPWVDCLLEEYFMQSDREKSEGLPVAPFMDRDKVTKPTAQIGFIKFVLIPMFETVMKLFPQIEEIMVQPLRDSRDHYEELKQIDDAMTEGSCFLTRFRSDNRAPV, translated from the exons GTGTTGTTCAGCCGGCACTGCAGTCCATGTGACATTAAAGACTTGCTGTGTTCCTCTTCAAATATCCCCAG GAACACAGctgtcatgctggtggaccctGAGGGAGCCCTGGTGTCCATCGATCCCACTATGCCCACCAACTCTCCCAG TTCTCTATACAAAGTGGTTCCTCTGTCCACTGGTCAGCTTGGAGGTAACGCGCAACACATCCCACTTTCCGACAGTGTTACAGTTCTCTTTTCAACCTGTACCGACGACATTTATTGCCTCGG AGAAAGAAGACATGTTTCAGAACGTGTTATCGCAGGTGGCAGAGCAGTTCAGCAG GGCCTTCAGGATCAATGAACTGAAAACTGAAGTGACCAACAGGCTGGCTATGCTGGAGAAGAGAGTGGAGT TGGAGGGCCTCAAGGTTGTGGAGATTGAGAAGTGCAAGAACGacctgaagaagctgagagatgaAATGACctccagaggaggaggaag AGTGAACTGCCCGTGTAAGTACAACTTCTCGGATGATGGAAAGAAACTAACCCCTAGACGGGATGTTCCCAGCTATCCAAAG taCACACTCTCTCAGGAGACGATTGAAGCTCTGAAGAAACCCACGTTTGATGTCTGGCACTGGGAGCACAATGAG ATGCTCAGCTGCTTGGAGTACATGTACCATGACTTAGGCCTGGTAAAGGAGTTCAACATGAACCCTATTACTCTCAAACGCTGGCTG CTTGCTATTCAGGAGAATTACCGTAGCAACCCCTTCCACAACTTCCGCCATTGCTTCTGTGTGAGTCAGATGATGTATGGCATGATCCACCTCTGCAACCTTCAG GAAAAGCTCACTCTGACCGACTTAGGTATTTTAATGACTGCAGCAGTATGTCACGACTTGGACCACCCAGGATATAATAACAC GTACCAGATCAATGCCCGCACAGAGCTGGCAGTGCGCTATAATGACATCTCCCCTCTAGAGAACCACCACTGTGCTGTCGCTTTCCAAATCCTTGCTCTGCCCGAGTGCAACATCTTTGCCAACGTGGATTCTGAAACTTTTAAACAGATCCGTCAG GCGATCATCACGCTGATTTTGGCCACTGACATGGCCAGACATGGAGAGATCCTGGACTCCTTCAAGCACAAAGTGGACAACTTTGACTTCACCAATGAGGAGCATGTGACTTGC CTGAAGATGGTCCTGATCAAGTGCTGTGACATTTCCAACGAGGTCAGGCCCACGGAAGTGGCCGAGCCATGGGTTGACTGTCTGCTGGAGGAGTACTTCATGCAG AGCGACCGAGAGAAGTCAGAGGGCCTTCCTGTCGCTCCCTTTATGGACAGGGACAAAGTGACCAAGCCCACTGCTCAGATTGGCTTCATTAAGTTCGTCCTCATTCCCATGTTTGAGACAGTCATGAAG CTCTTCCCGcagattgaggaaatcatggtaCAGCCTCTGCGGGACTCACGAGATCACTATGAGGAGCTCAAGCAGATTGATGATGCCATGACCGAG GGATCTTGCTTTCTGACCCGTTTCCGCAGCGATAACAGAGCTCCGGTCTGA
- the pde9ac gene encoding high affinity cGMP-specific 3',5'-cyclic phosphodiesterase 9A isoform X6, with the protein MGSGSSSYSPKTIYLDVDGKVQKVLFSRHCSPCDIKDLLCSSSNIPRNTAVMLVDPEGALVSIDPTMPTNSPSSLYKVVPLSTGQLGEKEDMFQNVLSQVAEQFSRAFRINELKTEVTNRLAMLEKRVELEGLKVVEIEKCKNDLKKLRDEMTSRGGGRVNCPCKYNFSDDGKKLTPRRDVPSYPKYTLSQETIEALKKPTFDVWHWEHNEMLSCLEYMYHDLGLVKEFNMNPITLKRWLLAIQENYRSNPFHNFRHCFCVSQMMYGMIHLCNLQEKLTLTDLGILMTAAVCHDLDHPGYNNTYQINARTELAVRYNDISPLENHHCAVAFQILALPECNIFANVDSETFKQIRQAIITLILATDMARHGEILDSFKHKVDNFDFTNEEHVTCLKMVLIKCCDISNEVRPTEVAEPWVDCLLEEYFMQSDREKSEGLPVAPFMDRDKVTKPTAQIGFIKFVLIPMFETVMKLFPQIEEIMVQPLRDSRDHYEELKQIDDAMTEAQKKKTENMSLGGKKK; encoded by the exons GTGTTGTTCAGCCGGCACTGCAGTCCATGTGACATTAAAGACTTGCTGTGTTCCTCTTCAAATATCCCCAG GAACACAGctgtcatgctggtggaccctGAGGGAGCCCTGGTGTCCATCGATCCCACTATGCCCACCAACTCTCCCAG TTCTCTATACAAAGTGGTTCCTCTGTCCACTGGTCAGCTTGGAG AGAAAGAAGACATGTTTCAGAACGTGTTATCGCAGGTGGCAGAGCAGTTCAGCAG GGCCTTCAGGATCAATGAACTGAAAACTGAAGTGACCAACAGGCTGGCTATGCTGGAGAAGAGAGTGGAGT TGGAGGGCCTCAAGGTTGTGGAGATTGAGAAGTGCAAGAACGacctgaagaagctgagagatgaAATGACctccagaggaggaggaag AGTGAACTGCCCGTGTAAGTACAACTTCTCGGATGATGGAAAGAAACTAACCCCTAGACGGGATGTTCCCAGCTATCCAAAG taCACACTCTCTCAGGAGACGATTGAAGCTCTGAAGAAACCCACGTTTGATGTCTGGCACTGGGAGCACAATGAG ATGCTCAGCTGCTTGGAGTACATGTACCATGACTTAGGCCTGGTAAAGGAGTTCAACATGAACCCTATTACTCTCAAACGCTGGCTG CTTGCTATTCAGGAGAATTACCGTAGCAACCCCTTCCACAACTTCCGCCATTGCTTCTGTGTGAGTCAGATGATGTATGGCATGATCCACCTCTGCAACCTTCAG GAAAAGCTCACTCTGACCGACTTAGGTATTTTAATGACTGCAGCAGTATGTCACGACTTGGACCACCCAGGATATAATAACAC GTACCAGATCAATGCCCGCACAGAGCTGGCAGTGCGCTATAATGACATCTCCCCTCTAGAGAACCACCACTGTGCTGTCGCTTTCCAAATCCTTGCTCTGCCCGAGTGCAACATCTTTGCCAACGTGGATTCTGAAACTTTTAAACAGATCCGTCAG GCGATCATCACGCTGATTTTGGCCACTGACATGGCCAGACATGGAGAGATCCTGGACTCCTTCAAGCACAAAGTGGACAACTTTGACTTCACCAATGAGGAGCATGTGACTTGC CTGAAGATGGTCCTGATCAAGTGCTGTGACATTTCCAACGAGGTCAGGCCCACGGAAGTGGCCGAGCCATGGGTTGACTGTCTGCTGGAGGAGTACTTCATGCAG AGCGACCGAGAGAAGTCAGAGGGCCTTCCTGTCGCTCCCTTTATGGACAGGGACAAAGTGACCAAGCCCACTGCTCAGATTGGCTTCATTAAGTTCGTCCTCATTCCCATGTTTGAGACAGTCATGAAG CTCTTCCCGcagattgaggaaatcatggtaCAGCCTCTGCGGGACTCACGAGATCACTATGAGGAGCTCAAGCAGATTGATGATGCCATGACCGAG GCacagaagaaaaaaactgaaaatatgTCATTAGGAGGGAAGAAGAAATAA
- the pde9ac gene encoding high affinity cGMP-specific 3',5'-cyclic phosphodiesterase 9A isoform X2, which produces MAKCRRCCSAGTAVHVTLKTCCVPLQISPGTQLSCWWTLREPWCPSIPLCPPTLPVLYTKWFLCPLVSLEVTRNTSHFPTVLQFSFQPVPTTFIASEKEDMFQNVLSQVAEQFSRINELKTEVTNRLAMLEKRVELEGLKVVEIEKCKNDLKKLRDEMTSRGGGRVNCPCKYNFSDDGKKLTPRRDVPSYPKYTLSQETIEALKKPTFDVWHWEHNEMLSCLEYMYHDLGLVKEFNMNPITLKRWLLAIQENYRSNPFHNFRHCFCVSQMMYGMIHLCNLQEKLTLTDLGILMTAAVCHDLDHPGYNNTYQINARTELAVRYNDISPLENHHCAVAFQILALPECNIFANVDSETFKQIRQAIITLILATDMARHGEILDSFKHKVDNFDFTNEEHVTCLKMVLIKCCDISNEVRPTEVAEPWVDCLLEEYFMQSDREKSEGLPVAPFMDRDKVTKPTAQIGFIKFVLIPMFETVMKLFPQIEEIMVQPLRDSRDHYEELKQIDDAMTEVDPPLLPPLISTIHLLSTSSLKCTINGSHDFRLIQFFPGTE; this is translated from the exons GTGTTGTTCAGCCGGCACTGCAGTCCATGTGACATTAAAGACTTGCTGTGTTCCTCTTCAAATATCCCCAG GAACACAGctgtcatgctggtggaccctGAGGGAGCCCTGGTGTCCATCGATCCCACTATGCCCACCAACTCTCCCAG TTCTCTATACAAAGTGGTTCCTCTGTCCACTGGTCAGCTTGGAGGTAACGCGCAACACATCCCACTTTCCGACAGTGTTACAGTTCTCTTTTCAACCTGTACCGACGACATTTATTGCCTCGG AGAAAGAAGACATGTTTCAGAACGTGTTATCGCAGGTGGCAGAGCAGTTCAGCAG GATCAATGAACTGAAAACTGAAGTGACCAACAGGCTGGCTATGCTGGAGAAGAGAGTGGAGT TGGAGGGCCTCAAGGTTGTGGAGATTGAGAAGTGCAAGAACGacctgaagaagctgagagatgaAATGACctccagaggaggaggaag AGTGAACTGCCCGTGTAAGTACAACTTCTCGGATGATGGAAAGAAACTAACCCCTAGACGGGATGTTCCCAGCTATCCAAAG taCACACTCTCTCAGGAGACGATTGAAGCTCTGAAGAAACCCACGTTTGATGTCTGGCACTGGGAGCACAATGAG ATGCTCAGCTGCTTGGAGTACATGTACCATGACTTAGGCCTGGTAAAGGAGTTCAACATGAACCCTATTACTCTCAAACGCTGGCTG CTTGCTATTCAGGAGAATTACCGTAGCAACCCCTTCCACAACTTCCGCCATTGCTTCTGTGTGAGTCAGATGATGTATGGCATGATCCACCTCTGCAACCTTCAG GAAAAGCTCACTCTGACCGACTTAGGTATTTTAATGACTGCAGCAGTATGTCACGACTTGGACCACCCAGGATATAATAACAC GTACCAGATCAATGCCCGCACAGAGCTGGCAGTGCGCTATAATGACATCTCCCCTCTAGAGAACCACCACTGTGCTGTCGCTTTCCAAATCCTTGCTCTGCCCGAGTGCAACATCTTTGCCAACGTGGATTCTGAAACTTTTAAACAGATCCGTCAG GCGATCATCACGCTGATTTTGGCCACTGACATGGCCAGACATGGAGAGATCCTGGACTCCTTCAAGCACAAAGTGGACAACTTTGACTTCACCAATGAGGAGCATGTGACTTGC CTGAAGATGGTCCTGATCAAGTGCTGTGACATTTCCAACGAGGTCAGGCCCACGGAAGTGGCCGAGCCATGGGTTGACTGTCTGCTGGAGGAGTACTTCATGCAG AGCGACCGAGAGAAGTCAGAGGGCCTTCCTGTCGCTCCCTTTATGGACAGGGACAAAGTGACCAAGCCCACTGCTCAGATTGGCTTCATTAAGTTCGTCCTCATTCCCATGTTTGAGACAGTCATGAAG CTCTTCCCGcagattgaggaaatcatggtaCAGCCTCTGCGGGACTCACGAGATCACTATGAGGAGCTCAAGCAGATTGATGATGCCATGACCGAGGTAGACCCTCCTCTGCTACCTCCTTTAATATCCACCATCCATCTACTCAGCACTTCCAGTCTTAAATGTACAATAAATGGTTCACATGATTTTAGGCTAATACAGTTCTTTCCAGGTACGGAATAA